A genome region from Platichthys flesus chromosome 12, fPlaFle2.1, whole genome shotgun sequence includes the following:
- the si:ch211-195b21.5 gene encoding uncharacterized protein si:ch211-195b21.5 isoform X2 produces MYRSGKPENGPPRFRPPSTHGPPFRFGGSCSVPPHGHLAPGPHGSFSASASDRQFLHNRPPREHFIRPHCSNFPIDRSTAIASGGSQRMAPHAVPPHLQVLQWIPTPAKHHLPDSDRAGEEFLRCIAANKPLPDYLKGDMAYNLAEAFKSANVLKDAVKSNPEFHKHGSRSISQSRSRSRGRSRGKSCGKSQAKSRVRSRSRVRSRSRGRSKSHARGKSLARNKSRGRSKSRSRSQSKQKSNVRSKSRVRRSKSRSGSMEKRLANDKRKRSLSPSWSSSIENSNNLTGKCLLEGLKLVMNSKELEERLPTLKDAILTIQASDESKKLQCIPKEQHNSQDNSTSMENDSMVLPHDRVGSDFSWLQAQSQEGSTDQKADELDDEESFLYGNEDTGGKQDHITSTTPFSAFSQTAEHSSDVSALSSQQSIFSGFGDLIDLKQPLQMNPQINLDSSEFEKIKNILKSQGTPNINQIMVKMQGQKEEKHLSPAVLGSDPTAASLTIQAMKNSNVQQALQSLQSLIKATKEKRAKIDGSGTSQTSAKHKASNNEEIKRARQARKSQMESLIKEMEELLKQDGHSFLTPVIGFYCQKCEEFIGDLSSAENHAAIHQHANSSSKMQMEQHAGQTDQGSKGHSNCFSSSSTRHPHTSDKRDFSYHPDSVDQRNQRDYKQEWRNDTPHRGKLDNNHINHGQRQENISFKEDMSKERMLITVSCGPTSPSNIRVKEEVNKEQTVRGYSKVKVEDTNKKDSKEKDSKGKNDSSDDSDDDKGKICKVKSSKKKKKKEKKKKKEKGNKS; encoded by the exons CCCCACTGTAGCAACTTCCCCATAGACCGTAGTACAGCGATTGCTTCTGGTGGCAGCCAGAGGATGGCCCCTCATGCTGTGCCACCACACCTTCAGGTTCTACAGTGGATTCCCACTCCTGCAAAACATCATCTACCAGACAG TGACAGAGCTGGTGAGGAATTCTTGAGATGCATTGCAGCCAACAAGCCTCTCCCAGACTATCTGAAAGGGGACATGGCATACAACCTTGCTGAGGCATTTAAGTCAGCTAATGTTCTGAAAGATGCAGTAAAATCAAACCCTGAGTTCCACAAGCATGGGTCCAGAAGCATCAGTCAAAGTAGAAGCAGAAGCCGGGGCAGAAGCCGTGGAAAAAGTTGTGGAAAATCTCAAGCCAAGAGCCGTGTGCGAAGCAGGAGCCGTGTTCGAAGCCGAAGCAGAGGAAGGAGCAAAAGTCATGCTCGTGGCAAGAGTCTAGCtagaaacaaaagcagaggCCGCAGTAAAAGTCGGAGCAGGAGCCAAAGCAAGCAAAAAAGTAATGTACGCAGCAAGAGTCGCGTCAGGAGGTCCAAGTCACGAAGTGGCAGTATGGAAAAAAGACTTGCTAATGATAAGAGAAAGAGGAGTCTAAGCCCCAGTTGGAGCAGCAGTATTGAGAACAGTAATAACCTGACAGGAAAATGTCTGTTAGAGGGACTGAAACTTGTCATGAACAGCAAGGAACTGGAAGAGCGGTTGCCCACTCTCAAAGATGCCATCCTCACTATTCAG GCATCTGATGAAAGCAAAAAGTTGCAGTGTATACCGAAAGAGCAACATAACAGTCAGGATAATTCAACTTCGATGGAAAACGACAGTATGGTCCTTCCCCATGACCGAGTAGGCAGTGACTTCTCCTGGCTCCAAGCACAAAGTCAAGAGGGCTCCACAGATCAAAAAGCTGATGAGCTTGATGATGAGGAGTCATTCTTATATGGAAATGAAGATACTGGAGGAAAGCAAGACCATATAACTTCTACCACCCCCTTTTCCGCATTTTCTCAGACTGCAGAACATTCCAGTGATGTTTCTGCTCTGAGCAGTCAACAGTCCATATTTAGTGGCTTTGGGGATCTGATTGACCTGAAGCAGCCCCTTCAAATGAATCCTCAGATCAATCTTGACAGTAGTGAGTTTGAGAAGATCAAGAATATATTAAAGAGTCAGGGCACACCAAACATCAACCAGATCATGGTGAAGATGCAGGGgcagaaagaggagaagcaCCTGTCTCCTGCTGTACTTGGTTCAGACCCAACAGCAGCAAGCTTGACAATACAAGCAATGAAGAACTCTAATGTACAGCAAGCTCTGCAATCTCTACAGTCTCTTATCAAAG CGacgaaagagaagagagcaaaaATTGATGGCAGTGGCACATCTCAGACCTCTGCTAAACACAAG GCAAGTAACaatgaggaaataaagagaGCGAGACAAGCCAGAAAAAGTCAAATGGAATCCTTGATAAAAGAAATGGAGGAATTGTTGAAACAGGATG GCCATAGTTTTTTGACACCAGTGATTGGGTTCTACTGCCAGAAATGTGAGGAGTTCATTGGAGATTTAAGTTCTGCTGAAAACCATGCAGCCATTCACCAACATGCCAACTCTAGCAGT AAAATGCAAATGGAACAACATGCTGGACAGACTGATCAAGGCAGCAAAGGACACTCCAACTgttttagcagcagcagcacccgACACCCACACACCTCAGACAAGAGAGACTTCAGCTACCATCCAGATTCCGTagaccagagaaatcagagAGACTACAAACAAGAGTGGAGGAATGATACACCTCACAGAGGCAAGCTCGACAACAACCACATAAATCATGGGCAGAGACAGGAAAACATCTCCTTTAAAGAGGATATGAGTAAGGAGAGGATGCTCATAACGGTGTCATGTGGACCGACATCCCCTTCGAACATCAGGGTTAAGGAGGAAGTGAACAAGGAGCAGACCGTCAGAGGCTATAGCAAAGTCAAAGTGgaagacacaaataaaaaggataGCAAGGAAAAAGATAGCAAGGGAAAAAATGATAGCAGTGATGATAGTGACGATGACAAAGGAAAAATATGTAAAGTAAAAtcatcaaaaaagaaaaagaagaaggagaagaagaagaaaaaggagaaggggAATAAGTCCTAa
- the si:ch211-195b21.5 gene encoding uncharacterized protein si:ch211-195b21.5 isoform X1, with the protein MYRSGKPENGPPRFRPPSTHGPPFRFGGSCSVPPHGHLAPGPHGSFSASASDRQFLHNRPPREHFIRPHCSNFPIDRSTAIASGGSQRMAPHAVPPHLQVLQWIPTPAKHHLPDSDRAGEEFLRCIAANKPLPDYLKGDMAYNLAEAFKSANVLKDAVKSNPEFHKHGSRSISQSRSRSRGRSRGKSCGKSQAKSRVRSRSRVRSRSRGRSKSHARGKSLARNKSRGRSKSRSRSQSKQKSNVRSKSRVRRSKSRSGSMEKRLANDKRKRSLSPSWSSSIENSNNLTGKCLLEGLKLVMNSKELEERLPTLKDAILTIQASDESKKLQCIPKEQHNSQDNSTSMENDSMVLPHDRVGSDFSWLQAQSQEGSTDQKADELDDEESFLYGNEDTGGKQDHITSTTPFSAFSQTAEHSSDVSALSSQQSIFSGFGDLIDLKQPLQMNPQINLDSSEFEKIKNILKSQGTPNINQIMVKMQGQKEEKHLSPAVLGSDPTAASLTIQAMKNSNVQQALQSLQSLIKATKEKRAKIDGSGTSQTSAKHKASNNEEIKRARQARKSQMESLIKEMEELLKQDGHSFLTPVIGFYCQKCEEFIGDLSSAENHAAIHQHANSSSQKMQMEQHAGQTDQGSKGHSNCFSSSSTRHPHTSDKRDFSYHPDSVDQRNQRDYKQEWRNDTPHRGKLDNNHINHGQRQENISFKEDMSKERMLITVSCGPTSPSNIRVKEEVNKEQTVRGYSKVKVEDTNKKDSKEKDSKGKNDSSDDSDDDKGKICKVKSSKKKKKKEKKKKKEKGNKS; encoded by the exons CCCCACTGTAGCAACTTCCCCATAGACCGTAGTACAGCGATTGCTTCTGGTGGCAGCCAGAGGATGGCCCCTCATGCTGTGCCACCACACCTTCAGGTTCTACAGTGGATTCCCACTCCTGCAAAACATCATCTACCAGACAG TGACAGAGCTGGTGAGGAATTCTTGAGATGCATTGCAGCCAACAAGCCTCTCCCAGACTATCTGAAAGGGGACATGGCATACAACCTTGCTGAGGCATTTAAGTCAGCTAATGTTCTGAAAGATGCAGTAAAATCAAACCCTGAGTTCCACAAGCATGGGTCCAGAAGCATCAGTCAAAGTAGAAGCAGAAGCCGGGGCAGAAGCCGTGGAAAAAGTTGTGGAAAATCTCAAGCCAAGAGCCGTGTGCGAAGCAGGAGCCGTGTTCGAAGCCGAAGCAGAGGAAGGAGCAAAAGTCATGCTCGTGGCAAGAGTCTAGCtagaaacaaaagcagaggCCGCAGTAAAAGTCGGAGCAGGAGCCAAAGCAAGCAAAAAAGTAATGTACGCAGCAAGAGTCGCGTCAGGAGGTCCAAGTCACGAAGTGGCAGTATGGAAAAAAGACTTGCTAATGATAAGAGAAAGAGGAGTCTAAGCCCCAGTTGGAGCAGCAGTATTGAGAACAGTAATAACCTGACAGGAAAATGTCTGTTAGAGGGACTGAAACTTGTCATGAACAGCAAGGAACTGGAAGAGCGGTTGCCCACTCTCAAAGATGCCATCCTCACTATTCAG GCATCTGATGAAAGCAAAAAGTTGCAGTGTATACCGAAAGAGCAACATAACAGTCAGGATAATTCAACTTCGATGGAAAACGACAGTATGGTCCTTCCCCATGACCGAGTAGGCAGTGACTTCTCCTGGCTCCAAGCACAAAGTCAAGAGGGCTCCACAGATCAAAAAGCTGATGAGCTTGATGATGAGGAGTCATTCTTATATGGAAATGAAGATACTGGAGGAAAGCAAGACCATATAACTTCTACCACCCCCTTTTCCGCATTTTCTCAGACTGCAGAACATTCCAGTGATGTTTCTGCTCTGAGCAGTCAACAGTCCATATTTAGTGGCTTTGGGGATCTGATTGACCTGAAGCAGCCCCTTCAAATGAATCCTCAGATCAATCTTGACAGTAGTGAGTTTGAGAAGATCAAGAATATATTAAAGAGTCAGGGCACACCAAACATCAACCAGATCATGGTGAAGATGCAGGGgcagaaagaggagaagcaCCTGTCTCCTGCTGTACTTGGTTCAGACCCAACAGCAGCAAGCTTGACAATACAAGCAATGAAGAACTCTAATGTACAGCAAGCTCTGCAATCTCTACAGTCTCTTATCAAAG CGacgaaagagaagagagcaaaaATTGATGGCAGTGGCACATCTCAGACCTCTGCTAAACACAAG GCAAGTAACaatgaggaaataaagagaGCGAGACAAGCCAGAAAAAGTCAAATGGAATCCTTGATAAAAGAAATGGAGGAATTGTTGAAACAGGATG GCCATAGTTTTTTGACACCAGTGATTGGGTTCTACTGCCAGAAATGTGAGGAGTTCATTGGAGATTTAAGTTCTGCTGAAAACCATGCAGCCATTCACCAACATGCCAACTCTAGCAGT cAGAAAATGCAAATGGAACAACATGCTGGACAGACTGATCAAGGCAGCAAAGGACACTCCAACTgttttagcagcagcagcacccgACACCCACACACCTCAGACAAGAGAGACTTCAGCTACCATCCAGATTCCGTagaccagagaaatcagagAGACTACAAACAAGAGTGGAGGAATGATACACCTCACAGAGGCAAGCTCGACAACAACCACATAAATCATGGGCAGAGACAGGAAAACATCTCCTTTAAAGAGGATATGAGTAAGGAGAGGATGCTCATAACGGTGTCATGTGGACCGACATCCCCTTCGAACATCAGGGTTAAGGAGGAAGTGAACAAGGAGCAGACCGTCAGAGGCTATAGCAAAGTCAAAGTGgaagacacaaataaaaaggataGCAAGGAAAAAGATAGCAAGGGAAAAAATGATAGCAGTGATGATAGTGACGATGACAAAGGAAAAATATGTAAAGTAAAAtcatcaaaaaagaaaaagaagaaggagaagaagaagaaaaaggagaaggggAATAAGTCCTAa